In Miscanthus floridulus cultivar M001 chromosome 19, ASM1932011v1, whole genome shotgun sequence, the DNA window AATATCAATGTTGAACAACCAGGACGTGTTCAGTTTTGTAAGAAAAGCAAGCAGAGTATACAAGTGAATGGACCATGAAAATCAGCTCACAGTACCACCGTCAATATTTGACTTGAGATATAAAgttttcaaaatgtttcatcggtGGAGCAAGTTTGTTAGTCACAAACCTTCACTGTTTCTGAAGCTTTTCTCCAATACAACAGTAACCTGCTAGAGGACAGGCAGCATTGGAACTCTTGCTTTTATCACTTCCCACCTTTTTGGTACATGAATGACAAAGCTTCCCATGAGTTACAAAAAGACAATTCAAATCAAACTTCAGATCATCAGGAATCTTATTATTTAGATGAATGTAGGCCTTCTCCCTGCTAGCTGTTGCAGGAACCCAACCCATAGCCTTTGTAATGCGGAGCACCTATTTGCCCAAAAAAATTATTTGTTGTTAAAAATACATGATGCGCATTGAGTTAGTGTCTAGATTCTATGTGACAACGACAAATGAATATTTGAGTACATGAGTATCCACTGGAAAATCATCCTTCTGTAGATAGAACATTAGCACACATGCCACCTGTTGTAAGATTCATATATTAAATAAGGCATCAATATGTGCTTGCTTACTCCAGCAGCCTACAACGACAGCAAGTCATCCAACTAAAAACGAAGCATTAAACGACTAATTAAACAACATAACCAGATTGTAGATGATACATGTGTGTGAATAGACCATTTTCATTGCTTTGAATAAGGATATCAAGTTCCCTCAATATCAGCCACTAAACTCTAATACACTGAAACTGGCAATCTCCAGTGACTGTTCACTGTTGTAACTAAAATAATTAAGAATAAAAAATTGAAATAACATCGTATCTCATAaaggaagggcgggcctggtgcaagcggtagagtcttaccgcctgtgaccggaaggtcccgggttcgaatcgcggtctcctcgcattgcacaggtgagggtaaggcttgccactgacacccttccccagaccccgcatagagcgggagctctctgcactggataCGCCTTTTTTTATCGTATCTCATAAAGAAACCTAGATTAAGTTATACGTCACTAGCGAATAACTCTCACTCACCTCTTTTGCTAGCCATTCATTGCAAGACAAAATTGATTGTTGGTGGCAACCACCAGGCCGACGAATAGGTGCTCAACCAATAAAGACATGGTTTGTTTCCATCATGGCATAAGATTAGTGTCCCTTGTCTTGAAACAAGAAATTTACTATTTTTTGCCAGCAAGCATTTCAATAACAAGAAGAGGTGGTACCCCAATGCATATTTGCAGCTTTCACTGGAAACATGAAACTCTAGCTGCATACACCCAAAAAGAAGAtgaacagcctgttcgcttgttggtttcaaccagggcTTATCAGGcagccaacagtgttttactctcacaacaaaccagcaccagccgggcttatcagcccagaaaccaactagCAAACAGGCCGGAAAAGAAAAGCAGCCTAACGGGAACATCCTGCATTTCCCTTTCATCACTACCACATGCCTCGCATGACTCACCAGCTAACGATTGTTGTGCAAACTAAAAGAGTAAAGCGCAccagcggtccctaaacttgtaccgttgtgtcatctcggtccctaaactcgcaaatcgaccgtttaggtcctcaaacttgttcatctgtgtcatctcggtccctaCACTTGTTCggttgtgtcatcccggtccctaaacttgcaaatcacccgtttaggtcctcaaacttgttcagttgtgtcatcccggtccctaaacttggttttGAGTCTTATCTGGGTCAAAACAGGGTGATttaaaaactttatatcaaaaaataattcatagttttttcatatgaactcgaatgaagacaaactttatatcaaaattgaagccctcgacgcgatctacgactttgtagttgaaaagtttttgaattaaaactgtttagggtcccaaaatattattgtatgtttatagattttgaaatttgaaatttaaaattaaattttgggacactaaatgacttcaaacaaaaaacttttcaactacaaagttgtagatcgtattgagaactataactttcatatagaccatatcaatatccaagattgtttgataattttaaattttaaatttcaaaatctataaacatacaataatattttgggaccctaaacaattttaattcaaaaacttttcaactacaaagtcgtagatcacgtcgagggctacaattttgatataaagtttgtcttcattcgagttcatatgaaaaagttatgaattattttttgatataaagtttttagATCGCCCTGTTTTGACCCAGATGAGACTCaaaaccaagtttagggaccgggatgacacaactgaacaagtttgaggatctAAACGGGTAAtttgcaagtttagggaccgggatgacacagccgaacaagtttagggaccgagatgacacagATGAACGAGTTTGAAGACCTAAACGATCGATTTgcgagtttagggaccgggataaCACAACggtacaagtttagggaccgctggTGCACTTTGCTCAAACTAAAACAACCTCTTGTTAACAATGGACTGATGGAGCAATACCTCCAAAGGATGACACTGACAACTCCAGCAGTTGTTGTAGTTAATGTTAGTTAAGAACAAACAGTTCCCAAAAAAAAAATGTACTCCAACTTAAGGACCTAGGACAAGCTACACCCTCAGCAACAAGGTTTTGGTCACCTGTTTCTGTTGGGCATTCATTGCAAGACGAAAGTGGTTGTCGGTGATCACCACCAGCCACATCAATATTTGAGTGAAACCAGTCTAAACATAAACCGCTTCCATCAAGAAGCACGGCTTGTTCTTTTTTATGAAAGACTTACTTCTTCCTTTAAGCACATTTGCACACATTTCAATCATATACAAAAAATGGGAACTTGTTAAACATGGCATCAGAACTCCTATGCACATTTGCAGTCCTCACAAACAAAAAATCTAGTTAAGGTAAATGCACAGAGAAAAGCTCAACAAAAACCCCGCCTTGCCCTTAAATGGCCATATGGTGCCTCTCATCAAACTGTCGTTCATTCAAATTTCAAGGCTGAACAACCTCTCACCCAGCCCTCCTTTTTTTGACAACAAATCAAAAGCAATGCCTTACTTCACCGTGGTCCATCCATGGCATGCATCGACAGTTGCAGAACTCCAACAACCTGAACAGAAAATCACTTCATCGCTGAAAGAGGACAAGGAGGAAATCGAACTCACGGTCTTTGGTCCAATCCCTTTGAACCGCGAGAGCTCCTTCTTCACCTCATCCACCGACAGCTCCCGCAGGTACTCGAGGCAAATCTTGCCCCTCCGCTCCCTCACGTCCCTCAGCATGGCCCGTATCCTGGCAGCCTTCGTCGCCGCCAGGCCGCCGCACAGGATGGCGTCCTCCAGCCTCTTCCCCTCCTCATCCACCACCTCCAGAACGAAACAAATAGGAATAGAAGGAAGGGAGTGAGTTTAGACCCCGGGAGTTTGTAGAAGCTTCTGGAAGGCACTGGTGCGCAGGCATTGACTCCATGCTAGTAGCTCACCTGGTCCCAGGAGGGGAAAGCGGCCTTGAGGGAGGCGAAGGCGCGGCGCGAGATGGCATCGGTAGTGTTCTGAGAGAGGAGGGTGATGACGAGGCCGTCAAGCACTGTGGGAGACAAAGGCTGAGGCCGAGGGTCACGGTTAGGCGAGCGGCCaccgaggcggaggcggaggcggcggaaggGCGCAAACTCCTCGGGGAACCCGTGGAACACGAGGAGGGCGTCGCGGACTGCCAGGCATTGTGCCGAGGAGGGGGAAGAGTGACAAGGGTAGGGCTCCGGCGAAGTGTCGTGCCTCGCCGGTGAGGCCGGAGCCTTCCGCTTGGGCTTCCTAGGCATCGTAGAAAGATGGGTGCGGCGGCTGCcggccggcgacggcgacgcggcAGGGGAAATGTGAGGCCTGTGCTTTTGTGATGGAATCCTAGGCCATTCTCGAAGAAATAGGTTTTGGGCCCAATAGAGAACAAACAAGACGCTAGAACGTTTTACTATTGTCGATTTGTCGTATTTTCCTCCTCATCAAACTCTAAAACCGGATATCTTATCCCTAAACTCAACGGTTCAGGTTATCTTTCTGCCCTGGTCTGGTGCGGTTTTAGAGGTGATCTTGTTTTTTTAGTTAAAAGATTGATAAATACTTGGTAAAGTTTTAAAATCATAAAAGATGCCTATAAATTTTTAAAATCTAAAATAAAAATTCGAGATGGATTTGGATACGCTAATttgaaataaaatatttagagctcatgaaaTTATCTCTAACGCTTCAAAAAAAAATGATTTTTGCttttgatgggtttcaactctagtctaccccaacttgtttaggacttaaaggctttgttgttgttgttgctgctgcttcaAAAAATAATTTAGCactagaaaaatagaaaaaatataaaaaatctaGAAAATTCTAAAACATTCTAATTTATGCATAAACATATTTTAAAAAATTTGCACAACAAATATATGAGATACAACTAGCATGAGTGCAACATGCATTAATGTTGAATGCATTCATGTTATACATTTGTGTTGGTTGATTATTATGTTTTATTGCTATAATGTTAAACACATTTATACATCGATTAGGATGTTTTGGGAATTTTCCATATTTtgtaaatatttttttttcatttttctagagataaatatatttttttaaatgtcTAGAGATATTTTTATAAGatataaatattttatttagatttgttttttgaaatttttaaaaATGTATAGAATCAAATATTTACCAAATTTTTTAACTAAAAAATCACTCCAAACCAAAGCTAAGAGGTAATTTGAAAAGTTTCAAGAATTCAGGGGGTAAGATGTCTGGTTTTAGAGTTCGAGGACAAACTACGACAAATAGTTCAAGGAGGTAGAATGAACCTTTTCCTTTAGAATTTCATATGTATCCAAATAAAACCAATTCTAAATTAGCGGTCCCAAGATTTAATTACAACGAACCTTCTAACCGAGTCGTACTTATCATATGAAAGTTGTCATAAAAACAATACATAGAAAAAATGTTATGATAAGTTTGTCCGTTGATAGTTATGAACAAATGTTGGGTTTCTCGATGGTCATGTAGATTGTAAGAGCATCTCCTCTAGATTGAGAAAAAACAATCCCCTATAACTGGTTAGGGATTGGGAAAACAACATTTCTCATTAAAGGGGATGGCTGCTCCAACGGATtgagaaaaaaatgcatgcccTATATTACCTTTTCCCATTTCTACTCCCTTTTGCATATGCCATATATTCTAAACATTATTCTGATGacaaaaaaaatccaaaaatttaTATGATTCTACCAATTCAACGACATTTTCAAATCCATAATTTAGAATCTgattaaaattcaaacaaaatttAGGTTTGAGCATAATTCAACTACATAGAACAACATGCACAATTCAACGGCATAGAGCATGCACAATTCAACAACATAGACATCACATACCCCTACTTGCACTCCCGCTACCACATACTACAACAAGTGATGCTAAGATTTGAGCATACATTGCATGCACATACGCCTTCTATGTGTCATCAAGGCAGCTTGTGTCCATGAACATGATCTTAAGCTCGAGCTCATGCTTTATGGTATTCACCACATGAGCCATGAGTCGCAACCTCTCCTTCTCAAGATCGACCTTTTCCTCCTTGATGGTCTTCAGCTCTATCCACATCTATACATTCTTTACATTCTTATCAGACTCCATTTCCTTCTTTTTTTGCCATCATCTCCTAGATTGCCTCCTTGTACTCACCACCTTTCTCCTTCCACAtcctctctttctcttgcttCCTCCTTGGAGGCCTTATGTTTGTTGGGGCCATTGAGCTTGGAGTGGGACTTCTACCATTTTCATCATGTTCCTAATCAAGGTCGAACATAGAAGTAGATCAATTActtgatttttgcttcttagcTGGAGGAGCTTCGTGGTTCATACTattaaaagccctagtttggttttggtaagtTCATAAAACCTAAGTGTACTAACCTTTATCATTAGTGATGCATATGAGTTAggttggtacacaccaagtgGGTGGAGCAAGATGGTGGTGATCAAAttgaagatcaagtgctctctatttggaaaagaagaaatagaaaaataaaataggctcaaggcaaaCGTATATCCTATAGGGCCATTTTAttttgccactcaagacaccatagagggtgtgagtgagtTTAGGATAAatagccgtactatgaagaggggatAATCATGGTTAAAatggttatcaagtgccactaggtgaagtgattcatgcatatgtattaggacctagtgtgctaacttttaacccttgaaaaatactttaaaatatgctaacacacgtgcacaatggtgatacactttgtgtttagcacttggaagcaagggtgaagaaataGAAGTTGAAAAGGAGAAGAATTGACTGATCGGACTTAGGATTTTAGGTGGACTAAACCTTGGTCGGTGCGtctatagggtcgagatggtagactagaggggggtgaatagtcctttctaaaattaatcatgtcAACTAACTgaaatagatgcaaaattaaaactatcggtctagccaagattatacccctctatctaagtttcaAACACCTTATAAAAGATCCTAAATAGGCAATAAagatgccaggctagctagagctcacctaacaattctagctcgcaaggtcacacaaacctatacaactagtacttcaagcaaccgggggagctcctacacaactagtgatgcaaaagcacaaagcccctaagctcactagcaatgctcaataacaaggctacataagccaaattagagagtgcaaattacttagctacacaaactaagcaatacaactaacaaggctactcaagccaaattagttgtgcaagggagctacttctagctacacaagcaaaaaggcaactagcaagctacacaagcaaattaattacaagagcaactacacaagtatAGTGTATATGAAagttattacaagcttgtgtaaggggattacaaaccaatgggaagacaaggatgacacgatgattttatcccaaggttcacgtgcttgccaacacgctagtccctgttgtgttgacgttcacttggtggttcggtggctaattggcaccaCACCAAGCCCACATGTTCGACACTGCAAGAACCCCACAaaccaagtgagggtagctcaatgacatgctcaactagagttgctcttcgtggctcccatggggtgagcacaatacccctcacaatcacttctccggagcaccacataatctttcttgcatgcttcaatggagaccaccatcaagccatctaggaggtggcaacctccaagagtaacaagcaccaccggcttgcaactcgatcacctattaccactcgatgcaatctcacaatgcaatgcactagaattGCACTCGCActcaatcagatgatcactatcaagcgtatgtgagttagagggctcccaagcacacctacacatgccaccaaggcttaagggtgcttagcaaccagcccaaggctaaGCTCCatgtctatttatagcccccaagccaaatagagccgttggagcaaagTATCCCTTTTTTGTGAGGGCACTAGACAAGGTGGTGCCTGACACCGGATAGGGAGGTGCCGCTCCAATGGTCAAGTCCCAATAGCTAATTTGAACTAGCCATTGAGCCCTTAGCACCAAACATAGGGTGGCAGTGCACCGCCCTagaggtggcggtgaccacccaggcCAACCCCCGAAAACTAAACTCTCTAGAAAAAAGTGTCGGTGCCACCACCGGATAGTTTGGTGACCATGGTGGTACCCTCTTCATCTCAAAACAAAAAACCACTAGATCAATCTTGTAGatcatttcattagctttccgaaAAGTCCTAAATCATCAACAttagagttcggagctaagagttatgcccAAAATACGAAATGATGGTTGTGCTAATTTGGGTACGCTGCAAGGGGTCGCGGTGCACCTTgcctagggtggcggtgcaccgccacctaGTGATTCCACTGCCCTAGAGGGGCGGTGCACACCAGAAATGGCGATGCCACCCCTAGGCTAGGCTATGCGCTGGCTACAAGTTTAGTTGCGTTTTCTGACCCTCGGACAACCCAAACTtgctcttttcttctccttttcctctccaACTTGATCCAAGTCAACTCAAataacttctcctttgcaaatgtgccaacaccaccaagtgttcaccatcttatgcatgtgtgttaacttttcacaaacatttctcaaaggattagtcactcaattcaccacgccactcgatcctaataacgatgcaaagttagatcactcgagtggcactagatgaccgatatgcaaacaagtttgcccctcttgatagtacggccatataccctaaacccagtcataaacttctatacacacctatgaccggtgaaatgaaataccctataggttatacctttgccttgcgcattctattccatctcctccaatgttgatgcaacacatgcaccaaccatatcacaaatgaaatgatccacttcatatcattatgtgaccgtattggttcatcgatcttgacttcacttgcttttcactgttgctttggtccatcgacaccaagtcatcactcaacttgcccttcacacttgcaactagtccatcaagccaagtcttgtcttgatcttctccaccttagtcacatgactcaatgtcatgtctcatatgcaatgaactccttaatcacatgtgtgagctttgcaacatctccaagccattttcaactctatggcatgtgttgctcacacacatgtacctatggactaatcacatgtgtatctcacattaaacacaattagtccacctaggttgtcattcaattaccaaaaccaaacaaggacctttcagcatcCAGTACCCAACCCTAGGGGAGCAGTAGAGGTAGCACAGCAGTAGAGTCTAGACTAGACTCTATCTTGGGGGCACGACCGGACACGCCCTGACACTATTCATGGGACAACAGCAATGGTTGAATCGGACCAAACTTGTAGCTCAGGGGGAGCATCTGGACCCTCCTCGTAGAGCCCGATGGAGGGGCAGTGTGATGAGGTGGACACATGGCAAGCTACGAAGTAACCAGACCCGGTGGTCGCATCTGGTCGATTGGACTAGACTCGGTCCAATCAAGATTTcacgctcggggagctctctatgTAAAAATCGAGGGGACCGGACTCTACTAttctagcatctggtcactttgaTTGGATAGGGTTCAATCAAGTTTGAGAGCTTCAGGAGCTCTCTATTTGAGCTTCGGACATAGGGGTGTTTTGGACAAGACCCTGGAGGGTGAATCTGGTCTGGAGCATTGACTTAAATGCACGTTAAGTGACCGTTGAAGATCTACGGTCGACGTTGAATGATAGGGACACTTGGCATCATCTGATGGACCAAACTCTGCTTGCTGAGTGTCTAGACCCTCTGGGAGAGTCTAGTTCGAACGCTGagagcccagtgaaggggtacaatgactctattcttttgagggctctataaatagattgAGGCCGACTCTAGCTCgccctcttgcacattttcatctgtaatacatccttgtgagctaagccaaatatctcccactcatctccatcatagattcattatctttgtgagattggaagtgatccaaagtgcatttgcttgagtgattgcatctagtagcACTTGGGATTGTTGGAGTTGcagttttcttgttactcttgatggttgccgccacctagacagattagagcagtggaggagctttggcatgagttggtgattgctCGTGGCCATCTCTTGGTGatcttgtgaggggttcttgacctttctccagtaaagagccaaaaggtactctagtggattgctcgtgtcattgagtaccCTCATTTGTGTTTAGTTCTTATGGCGCCCTTGTGTAGGGCTAGTCTTGTGAACGCCTATTAACTCACTGAACCACCAACTGAACGATCAACACAATAGGGACGTAGCATGCcgacaagcacatgaaccttggtgaaagctctagtttggttttggtgaattgatgaaaccctaagtgctaacctagtttatcaagtgatcatgacataggtagcacacttcaagtagaagaagctaatgaagatcatagcatgacaatggtgatggcatggcgatgatcaagggcttaaacttgaaatgaagaaagagaaaaacaaaaagctcaagacaaaggtataaggaTTCAGCACTTttaggaaaatgaaatgcctattttctattgcgctggatgcaaattcttgttggctggcacattggagcaagggtggagaagatagaagtgagaacagagctgatgccagcgttggtccagtgaccggacgctgaatccagaagcaccggacgctgactgcctgcgtccggtcacattgactgtcggtatagtggctagggtttaccaccggacgctggctgtgtctggttgaggtggaccggatgcgttcAGTTGAGGAAAACCaagtttcgacccttactgtactcgaccggacgctgaggttccagcgtccggtcagttttaaccagagcgtccgatcagcgtcataaccgttgaaatctgatgaacagcatttgaagctagtgacacgtggcgtccatcgggtgaccggacgctgagggccagtgtccggtcagtatgaccggagcatccggtcagagcgtgttttgcccagtgaaggggtataacggctctatttgattggggctctatttatagccccatggccgactcaagggatctctcttgcacattttcattgacatagcaaccttgtgagcctagccaaagtcctcccactcatctacatcattgattcatcatcatagtgagattgggagtgatccaagtgcattgcttgagtgattgcatctagaggcacttagtgttcgtgtttcgctgtggattttgcttgttactcttggtggttgccgccacctagacggcttagagcagcaaagatcgtcgagcggaggtggtgattgtctctggctccgatcgtggtgattgtgaggggttcttgacctttcctcggtggagcgccaaaaggtactctagtggattgctcatggcttgtgtgatcctcatcttgtgttggttgtgcggcaccctattgagggtttggcgtgtgaagccaattagcgcgtgaacctccaagtgagtgaatcgccacaacgaggactagcttgcccgcaagcaagtgaacctcggtaaaaatcattgtgttcatcattgattccgaggtgattggtcatcattgttattcatcttcgtgattgattggttcattcatctacacggcggtataaccctcttgatcactccctttactttaccgcaaactagttgacaagctctttagtgtagctagttgtgagagcttgcatgcttggttggtgtggctctttagttagcctttgagagcacactaacatagggtagtgtcattgctcttgtgtgaattgacactatctaaactagaattgtggtaggtggcttgcattttgagtaggctagcgcaacacttgcttcgcctcataattgtctaaccatttggttaagtgttgttgtagaaatttttattaggctattcaccccccctctagccattaggacctttcacttgggAGAAAAATCGTGTGTCATTTGTCTCTTTGGATTTCTCTCGGTATTCACTTGATATTCATTGTGtgattgatcatctcttgccaTGACAGTATAATCACCTGACCACTCTCTTGTACTTATTCATTTAGTTCTCTTGTGTAGTAGTAGATAGTTGAGTAGAtaagttagttatttagttagctTCTTGATAGGCTAGCTCTCATCTAGTGTTAGtatagtgacttagcctcttgggTGTAATATAGAGATAATAGT includes these proteins:
- the LOC136528653 gene encoding putative DNA glycosylase At3g47830 isoform X1, which produces MPRKPKRKAPASPARHDTSPEPYPCHSSPSSAQCLAVRDALLVFHGFPEEFAPFRRLRLRLGGRSPNRDPRPQPLSPTVLDGLVITLLSQNTTDAISRRAFASLKAAFPSWDQVVDEEGKRLEDAILCGGLAATKAARIRAMLRDVRERRGKICLEYLRELSVDEVKKELSRFKGIGPKTVACVLMFYLQKDDFPVDTHVLRITKAMGWVPATASREKAYIHLNNKIPDDLKFDLNCLFVTHGKLCHSCTKKVGSDKSKSSNAACPLAGYCCIGEKLQKQ
- the LOC136528653 gene encoding putative DNA glycosylase At3g47830 isoform X2; protein product: MPRKPKRKAPASPARHDTSPEPYPCHSSPSSAQCLAVRDALLVFHGFPEEFAPFRRLRLRLGGRSPNRDPRPQPLSPTVLDGLVITLLSQNTTDAISRRAFASLKAAFPSWDQVVDEEGKRLEDAILCGGLAATKAARIRAMLRDVRERRGKICLEYLRELSVDEVKKELSRFKGIGPKTVLRITKAMGWVPATASREKAYIHLNNKIPDDLKFDLNCLFVTHGKLCHSCTKKVGSDKSKSSNAACPLAGYCCIGEKLQKQ